Proteins from one Cryptomeria japonica chromosome 4, Sugi_1.0, whole genome shotgun sequence genomic window:
- the LOC131065500 gene encoding cytochrome P450 716B1 codes for MSVLWIPYDGSWISIGAAATVSCIIVAMASASAMFYAPILWAVIKLKATRNMPPLPPGRIGIPYLGESLDYMRSSSNLLDLDVWYDTRYAKHGGIFTTHILGSPTVVMFGAQANKFILINENKLFRNSWPKSIRVLIGEHAMVSSHGADHKRMRRIIHSMILGIETLKKSVGRFERLVLHHLESDWRPGQIFLAHNKLREMTLCVAAEYFIGLKAGDGLESFRRHFHDFNAGLLSHPLDLPWTAFGKAKRARAAMVAQIAQLIRLRKTSLSKRGEEEENFLDMVLTAQKAGGDSCLSDEEIADNLMGFFTGGYDTTASALATILKHLSLSPQVLQRLRKDCEKLRDSKKVGEPLTWNEIKGVEYLRHVIAEGMRVVPPVLGGFKQAKIDIVYGGYTIPKGWKVHYSIRQTSNNEDYFDNPKEFAPDRFNERHEPFSNIPFGQGNRICPGNEFAKIEMEVFLYHLVLRYDWDLMEADEPTSISFNPRPKHGLPLMLKPVA; via the exons ATGTCTGTGCTATGGATTCCATACGACGGCAGCTGGATCTCCATCGGAGCTGCTGCAACAGTTTCCTGTATCAtagttgccatggcatctgcatCTGCTATGTTTTATGCTCCCATTCTCTGGGCGGTCATAAAACTGAAAGCTACAAGAAACATGCCTCCCTTACCTCCGGGAAGGATTGGAATCCCTTATTTGGGAGAATCCCTTGACTATATGAGGTCGTCGAGTAACCTGCTCGATCTGGACGTGTGGTACGATACTCGATATGCTAAGCACGGGGGGATTTTCACTACCCATATTCTGGGTAGTCCCACTGTTGTCATGTTTGGAGCGCAGGCCAACAAGTTTATCCTAATCAACGAAAACAAGCTGTTCAGAAACAGCTGGCCCAAATCTATCAGAGTTCTGATCGGAGAACACGCCATGGTTTCTTCCCACGGCGCCGACCACAAAAGGATGCGCCGGATTATACACTCCATGATTCTGGGGATCGAAACGCTCAAGAAGTCAGTTGGGAGATTTGAAAGGCTTGTGCTGCACCATCTGGAATCCGACTGGCGTCCTGGCCAAATCTTCCTTGCCCATAACAAATTGAGGGAAATGACGCTGTGTGTGGCGGCGGAGTattttattgggttgaaggctgGAGATGGGTTGGAGAGTTTTAGGCGGCACTTTCACGATTTCAACGCGGGGCTTCTTTCTCACCCTCTCGATCTTCCCTGGACGGCCTTTGGGAAGGCCAAGCGCGCTCGTGCCGCCATGGTTGCTCAAATTGCACAGCTGATCCGTCTACGTAAAACGTCCTTGAGCAAacgtggagaagaagaagaaaactttTTGGACATGGTTTTGACGGCGCAAAAGGCAGGGGGCGACTCTTGCTTGAGCGACGAGGAGATTGCAGACAACTTGATGGGGTTTTTCACTGGAGGTTATGATACCACTGCCTCCGCTTTGGCCACGATTCTTAAGCATCTCAGTCTCTCGCCACAAGTGTTACAACGCCTTCGTAAAG ATTGTGAAAAGCTCAGAGATAGCAAGAAAGTCGGAGAGCCTCTGACATGGAACGAGATTAAAGGTGTGGAATACTTGAGACATGTAATAGCAGAGGGAATGCGTGTTGTGCCTCCAGTACTCGGAGGATTCAAGCAAGCAAAAATTGATATCGTATATGGTGGTTATACCATTCCAAAGGGGTGGAAG GTTCATTACTCTATCAGACAAACAAGCAACAATGAGGATTACTTTGACAATCCAAAAGAGTTTGCCCCAGATCGCTTCAACGAGCGACACGAGCCATTTTCCAACATTCCTTTTGGACAGGGAAATCGAATATGCCCAGGAAATGAGTTTGCAAAGATAGAAATGGAAGTATTTCTGTATCATTTAGTGTTGAGATATGATTGGGATCTGATGGAGGCCGATGAACCCACTAGCATCTCATTCAATCCTCGACCTAAGCATGGTTTGCCTTTGATGCTTAAACCAGTAGCCTAA